Genomic segment of Calditrichota bacterium:
AAAGAACGAAAATAGAATTGAGCGTTTCATTAAAATTCCTCCGCTATTGGACGCTGTGGATAATGGGTGTAAAAAAGTTAGTTAGTTCACCGTACATTTAAAGGGCTTAAGATAATCTAATGACTGGAATCGGCAAAAGTTTCCCTTATCGGGCTTTTTTTGTTTAAATAAGAGCAAAAGATTTGAGCAGAAAAATTCCCAGCGAAATTGTAATGACCGAGCCCAGAGTTGTCGCAACAATAATGTTTCCGGCAAGCTCTGAATTTGCCCCCATAGACCGCGCCATGATGAAGCTGGCAATAGCAGTCGGTGAGGCGAACATTACAAAAAGCACACCTGCCATTTCGCCGCGGATTCCCAGAAAAATCGTGATTAAAATTAAACTGAACGGCAGAATGATTATTTTTATGGCAGCAGCGATGAAAGTCAGGGCAGAATATTCGCGCAGGGAATAAAAATGCAGTGAACCGCCAATCCCGATCAATGCCAGCGGTAAAGTCATCGCAGCGAGATAGTCGATGGCTTTTGCGGCAAAAAACGGAATTTTGATACGAAAAAGAGCGCAGGGAATAGCAACGAAGGCAGCAATGATCAACGGATTGGTAACAATTTCTTTGATTGTTTTTTTAATGGGAATTTGTTTTTCCAGATTCGTGGTTGTCGCCAGAGCAATGACAGCCAGCACGTTGTACAAGGGCATGACAAATGCCAGCAGCAGCGCCGCTTTGCTCAAACCGCTTT
This window contains:
- a CDS encoding AEC family transporter, encoding MTNLLFSLNTVTPVFLIILLGFYLKRREMITTAFIDTSSKVVFNIAMPALVFAKLATADFQSTFQIKPILIAYLGTISFFGIAWLIAIVLTKEGKDQGAFIQASFRSNFAIVGFAIIFNLFGESGLSKAALLLAFVMPLYNVLAVIALATTTNLEKQIPIKKTIKEIVTNPLIIAAFVAIPCALFRIKIPFFAAKAIDYLAAMTLPLALIGIGGSLHFYSLREYSALTFIAAAIKIIILPFSLILITIFLGIRGEMAGVLFVMFASPTAIASFIMARSMGANSELAGNIIVATTLGSVITISLGIFLLKSFALI